The Aeromicrobium sp. Leaf245 genome includes a region encoding these proteins:
- a CDS encoding SPFH domain-containing protein, translating to MADITRRPFLNHLRSDPTSFVLKLSGGRPTKSGAGISFWFRPSTAALAEVPLDDREQALQFTARTNDFQVVSVQATVTYRVVDPAVAATRIDFGIDPRTGAWNARPLERLGGLLTELAQQPALDHLASTSLTDALSHGISPVRQRVADELAGDQRLVERGLAVTDVRVVAIRAEADLERALQTPTREAVQQQADRATFERRAMAVEKERAIAENELTNQIELARREEELVAQRGQNERRRATEQAESDRITAAAQAERQGVLARAEADQERTVGEARAEAESAAFASYAQIDQGRILAIAARELAGNLPPLTHLTVTPELLAPLLDRLGDRDDRVVAEEPGPA from the coding sequence ATGGCCGACATCACCCGACGTCCGTTCCTGAACCACCTGAGGTCGGACCCGACGTCGTTCGTGCTCAAGCTGAGCGGGGGACGACCGACGAAGTCCGGAGCCGGCATCTCCTTCTGGTTCCGTCCGAGCACCGCCGCGCTCGCCGAGGTGCCGCTCGACGACCGCGAGCAGGCGCTGCAGTTCACCGCCCGGACCAATGACTTCCAGGTGGTCTCGGTGCAGGCGACGGTGACCTACCGCGTGGTCGACCCGGCCGTGGCCGCGACCCGCATCGACTTCGGCATCGATCCGCGCACCGGCGCATGGAACGCGCGACCCCTCGAGCGCCTGGGCGGTCTGCTCACCGAGCTGGCGCAGCAGCCGGCGCTCGACCACCTCGCGAGCACCTCGCTGACCGACGCGCTCTCGCACGGCATCTCCCCGGTGCGTCAGCGCGTGGCCGACGAGCTGGCCGGCGACCAGCGCCTCGTCGAGCGCGGCCTGGCGGTCACCGACGTCCGCGTCGTCGCCATCCGTGCGGAGGCCGACCTGGAGCGCGCCCTCCAGACGCCCACCCGCGAGGCGGTGCAGCAGCAGGCCGACCGAGCCACCTTCGAGCGGCGCGCCATGGCGGTGGAGAAGGAGCGCGCGATCGCCGAGAACGAGCTGACCAACCAGATCGAGCTGGCCCGCCGCGAGGAGGAGCTCGTGGCCCAGCGCGGGCAGAACGAGCGCAGGCGCGCCACCGAGCAGGCCGAGTCCGACCGCATCACGGCGGCCGCCCAGGCCGAGCGCCAGGGCGTCCTCGCCCGTGCCGAGGCCGACCAGGAGCGCACGGTGGGCGAGGCGCGGGCCGAGGCGGAGTCCGCCGCGTTCGCGTCGTACGCGCAGATCGACCAGGGTCGGATCCTCGCGATCGCCGCGCGTGAGCTCGCGGGCAACCTGCCGCCGCTCACCCACCTGACCGTCACGCCCGAGCTGCTCGCGCCGCTGCTGGACCGGCTCGGTGACCGCGACGACCGGGTGGTGGCCGAGGAGCCCGGTCCGGCGTGA
- a CDS encoding NAD(+)/NADH kinase: MTLRPRAVVVHRRSELDELVARHATREQAAFFLASRDRDIVEVEHRHEALARARSAVSAAIPLHWRRAEVERSELDRFVFGPEDVVVAVGQDGLVANAAKYLDGQPVVGVNPEPAWNPGVLVPHRPEDVVTVLAALARADRQVQERTMVQARTDDGQMISALNEVFVGHAGHQSARYVLQCGDQVERQSSSGILVGTGTGATGWLRSAWEERRSPLDLPAATDARLCWFVREAWPSPATGVTVTEGVLEAEGSLVVTVESDALVCFGDGIEADAVTLSFGQRLTVGRSSRRLRLVV, translated from the coding sequence GTGACGCTGCGGCCCAGGGCCGTCGTCGTCCACCGGCGGTCCGAGCTCGACGAGCTCGTGGCACGTCACGCCACACGTGAGCAGGCGGCCTTCTTCCTGGCCTCCCGCGACCGCGACATCGTCGAGGTGGAGCACCGTCACGAGGCCCTCGCCCGGGCGCGCTCGGCCGTCTCGGCCGCCATCCCGCTGCACTGGCGGCGTGCGGAGGTGGAGCGCAGCGAGCTCGACCGCTTCGTGTTCGGTCCCGAGGACGTCGTGGTCGCCGTCGGCCAGGACGGGCTCGTGGCGAACGCGGCCAAGTACCTCGACGGGCAGCCGGTCGTGGGCGTCAACCCCGAACCCGCCTGGAACCCTGGTGTCCTCGTCCCGCACCGGCCCGAGGACGTCGTGACCGTGCTGGCGGCCCTGGCGCGCGCGGACCGGCAGGTCCAGGAGCGCACGATGGTGCAGGCCCGGACCGACGACGGACAGATGATCTCGGCCCTCAACGAGGTGTTCGTCGGGCACGCCGGCCACCAGTCGGCGCGCTACGTGCTGCAGTGCGGCGACCAGGTGGAGCGGCAGTCGTCGTCGGGCATCCTCGTCGGCACCGGGACGGGGGCCACCGGCTGGCTGCGCTCGGCGTGGGAGGAGCGCCGCAGCCCGCTCGACCTGCCGGCGGCGACCGACGCCAGGCTGTGCTGGTTCGTCCGGGAGGCGTGGCCGTCGCCGGCCACGGGGGTCACGGTGACCGAGGGTGTCCTCGAGGCGGAGGGATCGCTCGTCGTCACGGTCGAGTCGGACGCGCTGGTGTGCTTCGGCGACGGCATCGAGGCCGATGCGGTGACGCTGTCGTTCGGCCAGCGGCTCACGGTCGGCCGGTCGTCGCGACGGCTGCGTCTCGTCGTCTGA
- a CDS encoding GNAT family N-acetyltransferase encodes MAAEGPPPGEPAWPYWYVRALGPGSAPLWSAVLQSGRHGDGTRLALPEDEALAEIEGEPLVARAQHGPAGTVVAIEVTAEAAPKAPPLWFAELREPSSEPPATVLLAFTGHGVAPGSLLDRQALRQVDVTSEDQLGAYRWYPSSGFVDQIYVTPRWRRRSIGTALVAAASSVVLARELPRMWSDGQRTADGDRMRAASRWTDRTDDLTHLMPPMTPFDER; translated from the coding sequence GTGGCCGCTGAGGGGCCGCCACCGGGTGAGCCGGCATGGCCGTACTGGTACGTCCGTGCACTCGGACCGGGCTCTGCGCCGCTGTGGTCCGCCGTGCTGCAGTCGGGGCGGCACGGCGACGGGACGCGCCTCGCGCTGCCGGAGGACGAGGCGCTCGCCGAGATCGAGGGTGAGCCGCTCGTCGCGAGGGCCCAGCACGGTCCCGCCGGGACGGTCGTAGCCATCGAGGTCACCGCGGAGGCCGCACCCAAGGCACCTCCGCTGTGGTTCGCCGAGCTCCGTGAGCCGAGCAGCGAGCCGCCCGCCACGGTCCTGCTCGCCTTCACCGGCCACGGCGTCGCACCCGGCAGCCTCCTCGACCGACAGGCTCTCCGCCAGGTCGACGTGACGAGCGAGGACCAGCTCGGCGCCTACCGCTGGTACCCGTCGTCGGGCTTCGTCGACCAGATCTACGTGACGCCTCGGTGGCGACGTCGCAGCATCGGGACGGCTCTCGTCGCCGCCGCCTCGAGCGTGGTGCTCGCACGCGAGTTGCCGCGCATGTGGAGCGACGGCCAGCGGACGGCGGACGGCGACCGGATGCGGGCCGCCTCGCGCTGGACCGACCGGACGGACGATCTCACCCACCTGATGCCGCCGATGACCCCGTTCGACGAACGCTGA
- a CDS encoding Ig-like domain-containing protein, with protein MSSSPRPALHLFGRIGVTAVAAFATVATSAPAALAAEGDLAPETSEPTSTSEPADAAPTSDSTAPESTEPAGDTESTPPPADETPDETPDAPAEPAPSEQDTDGTEADPAPSAAAEGEAEGEADIEAADELGSQQIAITMALKAGDFYPDDVGSQYVYVAIYQGDEYLRSANCSAPVETVEAGTEVACLNESDASPTVELGPGERAVIEYYDGTQYRNVYVDPCLASECSADPVAVDLVREGPAPSAPNRSFSARPGEPVTFDVLAFDPIDDPDTTVSIASAPLHGTVRVTDDGLQRLVYTAAEDYAGTDTLTYTLTNSNGSSTGTVNMTVAEDAVTPSFGSRKYRIGTQVASGAFVPEGTTTAGSTITITTYPAGGGSPEVETCTTSTGSTGPIFPPDGPFFPPLGLAAAAEGPTGLSSCPGDITGIGSFLRLYTAPPGARVEITQSAVPDGQALLPDPRTVVIEPCDLNLTPGCDTEEVTLTATGSILPVTRPDTATAEQGGPAIEVDVLANDDSEDPDTGLEVTPLTEGRGTVEVVGAAETPVPEPTEGVGTLAVPSAGTLRLRYTPPTGFSGTVPVQYTVTNSNGSTTGTLTITVEAADPVDPVDPGDPGTDDGDSGDTGDGDSDVAPASASSGTRGSTAAQVRTLPATGGPDAALAPLGALLVAAGAAALTRARRRPAASRGR; from the coding sequence TTGTCCAGCTCGCCGCGTCCTGCCCTGCACCTGTTCGGCCGCATCGGGGTGACCGCGGTCGCCGCGTTCGCCACGGTCGCCACCTCCGCGCCTGCGGCTCTGGCCGCCGAGGGCGACCTGGCCCCGGAGACCTCGGAGCCGACGTCGACGTCCGAGCCGGCCGACGCGGCGCCGACCTCCGACTCGACCGCGCCGGAGAGCACCGAACCCGCCGGCGACACCGAGTCGACCCCGCCCCCGGCGGACGAGACCCCCGACGAGACCCCGGACGCCCCGGCCGAGCCCGCCCCGAGCGAGCAGGACACGGACGGGACCGAGGCCGATCCCGCGCCGAGCGCCGCTGCGGAGGGTGAGGCGGAGGGCGAGGCCGACATCGAGGCCGCCGACGAGCTCGGCTCCCAGCAGATCGCCATCACGATGGCCCTGAAGGCGGGCGACTTCTACCCCGACGACGTGGGCAGCCAGTACGTGTACGTCGCCATCTACCAGGGCGACGAGTACCTGCGCTCCGCCAACTGCAGCGCTCCTGTCGAGACCGTCGAGGCCGGCACCGAGGTCGCCTGCCTGAACGAGTCGGACGCATCACCCACCGTCGAGCTCGGCCCCGGCGAACGGGCCGTGATCGAGTACTACGACGGGACCCAGTACCGGAACGTCTACGTCGATCCGTGCCTCGCGTCGGAGTGCTCCGCCGATCCCGTGGCCGTGGACCTCGTGCGCGAGGGACCCGCACCGTCCGCGCCGAACCGGTCCTTCTCCGCCCGTCCGGGAGAGCCCGTCACGTTCGACGTGCTCGCCTTCGACCCCATCGACGACCCCGACACGACCGTGTCCATCGCCTCTGCGCCCCTGCACGGCACCGTGCGGGTCACCGACGACGGCCTCCAGCGGCTGGTCTACACGGCGGCCGAGGACTACGCGGGAACCGACACCCTCACCTACACCCTGACGAACAGCAACGGCAGCTCGACCGGCACGGTCAACATGACCGTCGCCGAGGACGCCGTGACCCCGAGCTTCGGGAGCCGCAAGTACCGCATCGGCACCCAGGTGGCGAGCGGCGCCTTCGTCCCCGAGGGCACCACCACCGCGGGCAGCACGATCACCATCACCACCTACCCCGCCGGCGGTGGCTCACCCGAGGTCGAGACGTGCACGACCTCGACCGGGTCGACCGGGCCGATCTTCCCGCCCGACGGGCCGTTCTTCCCGCCGCTCGGGCTCGCCGCGGCGGCCGAGGGCCCCACCGGCCTCAGCTCGTGCCCTGGCGACATCACCGGGATCGGGTCGTTCCTGCGCCTCTACACCGCCCCTCCCGGCGCCCGCGTCGAGATCACGCAGTCGGCCGTCCCCGACGGCCAGGCGCTGCTGCCCGACCCGCGCACGGTCGTCATCGAGCCGTGCGACCTGAACCTGACGCCCGGGTGCGACACCGAGGAAGTCACCCTCACGGCGACCGGCTCCATCCTTCCGGTCACGCGCCCCGACACGGCCACCGCCGAGCAGGGCGGCCCCGCCATCGAGGTGGACGTCCTGGCCAACGACGACAGCGAGGACCCGGACACCGGTCTCGAGGTCACCCCGCTGACCGAGGGCCGCGGCACGGTCGAGGTCGTGGGCGCGGCCGAGACGCCCGTGCCCGAGCCGACCGAGGGGGTCGGCACCCTGGCCGTCCCCTCCGCCGGCACGCTGCGCCTGCGCTACACCCCGCCCACCGGCTTCAGCGGCACCGTCCCCGTGCAGTACACGGTGACGAACTCCAACGGATCGACGACGGGGACGTTGACGATCACGGTCGAGGCGGCAGACCCCGTGGACCCGGTCGATCCCGGCGATCCCGGCACCGACGACGGTGACTCCGGTGACACCGGCGATGGCGACTCCGACGTCGCGCCGGCCTCCGCCTCGAGCGGCACGCGAGGCAGCACCGCCGCACAGGTCAGGACGCTCCCGGCCACCGGTGGTCCTGATGCGGCCCTCGCGCCCCTGGGTGCCCTGCTGGTCGCTGCCGGTGCCGCCGCACTGACCCGGGCCCGCCGCCGACCTGCCGCCTCGCGTGGCCGCTGA